From Lolium perenne isolate Kyuss_39 chromosome 5, Kyuss_2.0, whole genome shotgun sequence, a single genomic window includes:
- the LOC127321444 gene encoding dicarboxylate transporter 1, chloroplastic, with amino-acid sequence MLRTDTPNVQPHRRRPSNYTPPSSLPFPHHLPPPPLSAAAAMASTAPPLTCHHLGVRLRPHLPSFSLRRRSTSVLSSKPISLSHSLPTPLTHSPAAAPRRLLPPIAAAPTSPPTPPKPAPQGAAIKPLLASIATGAIIWLIPAPAGVARNAWQLLAVFLATIVGIITQPLPLGAVALLGLGAAVLTRTLTFAAAFSAFGDPIPWLIALAFFFARGFIKTGLGSRVAYAFVAAFGGSTLGLGYSLVFAEAFLAPAIPSVSARAGGIFLPLVKSLCEACGSRTDDGTERKLGSWLMLTCFQTSVVSSAMFLTAMAANPLAANLTASTIGEGIGWTLWAKAAIVPGLLSLVIVPLVLYIIYPPEVKSSPDAPRLAKEKLATMGPMSKEEKIMGGTLLLTVGLWIFGGMLSVDAVSAAILGLSVLLITGVVTWKECLAESVAWDTLTWFAALIAMAGYLNKYGLIAWFSETVVKFVGGLGLSWQLSFGVLVLLYFYSHYFFASGAAHIGAMFTAFLSVSSALGTPPLFAAMVLSFLSNLMGGLTHYGIGSAPVFYGAGYVPLAQWWGYGFVISVVNIIIWLGAGGFWWKMIGLW; translated from the exons ATGTTGAGAACCGATACGCCCAATGTCCAACCCCATCGCCGCCGTCCATCCAATTATACCCCACCTTCCTCCCTTCCATTCCCACATCATTTACCTCCTCCCCcactctccgccgccgccgccatggcctcCACCGCGCCGCCGCTCACCTGCCACCACCTCGGCGTCCGCCTCCGCCCACACCTCCCATCCTTCTCCCTCCGCCGCCGATCCACCTCCGTCCTCTCatccaaacccatctccctctccCACTCCCTCCCCACGCCCCTAACCCACTCCCCCGCCGCCGCAcctcgccgcctcctcccgcccATCGCCGCGGCACCCACATCTCCCCCCACACCACCGAAGCCGGCCCCGCAGGGCGCGGCCATCAAGCCGCTCCTCGCCTCCATCGCAACGGGGGCCATCATCTGGCTCATCCCGGCCCCCGCGGGCGTGGCCCGCAACGCGTGGCAGCTCCTCGCCGTCTTCCTCGCCACCATCGTCGGGATCATCACGCAGCCGCTGCCGCTCGGCGCCGTGGCCCTCCTCGGGCTGGGCGCGGCCGTGCTCACCCGCACGCTCACCTTCGCCGCGGCCTTCTCCGCGTTCGGGGACCCGATCCCGTGGCTCATCGCGCTCGCCTTCTTCTTCGCGCGGGGGTTCATCAAAACCGGGCTCGGCAGCCGCGTCGCCTACGCCTTCGTGGCCGCCTTCGGGGGCTCCACGCTCGGCCTCGGCTACTCGCTCGTCTTCGCCGAGGCCTTCCTCGCGCCCGCCATCCCCTCCGTCTCCGCGCGCGCCGGCGGCATCTTCCTCCCGCTCGTCAAGTCCCTCTGCGAGGCCTGCGGCTCGCGCACCGACGACGGCACGGAGAGGAAGCTCGGGTCCTGGCTCATGCTCACCTGCTTCCAGACGTCCGTCGTCTCGTCGGCCATGTTTCTCACGGCCATGGCGGCTAACCCGCTCGCTGCCAACCTCACGGCCAGCACCATCGGGGAGGGCATCGGGTGGACGCTCTGGGCGAAGGCCGCCATTGTCCCGGGCCTCCTCTCGCTCGTGATCGTGCCGCTGGTCCTGTACATCATCTACCCACCGGAGGTCAAATCCAGCCCCGATGCGCCACGCTTGGCCAAGGAGAAGCTCGCAACCATGGGGCCTATGAGCAAGGAGGAGAAGATCATGGGCGGCACGCTTCTGCTCACG GTTGGACTTTGGATCTTTGGAGGAATGCTGAGCGTAGATGCAGTGTCTGCAGCAATTCTTGGCCTATCTGTCCTCCTAATTACAGGCGTTGTCACATGGAAAGAGTGTTTGGCGGAGTCTGTGGCATGGGATACCCTTACTTGGTTTGCCGCGCTGATTGCGATGGCTGGCTACCTCAACAAATATGGGTTAATCGCTTGGTTCAGTGAGACTGTCGTTAAG TTTGTTGGAGGCCTTGGTCTGTCGTGGCAACTCTCATTCGGCGTCTTGGTGCTGCTGTACTTCTACTCCCACTACTTCTTTGCTAGTGGTGCAGCACACATTGGAGCAATGTTCACCGCGTTCCTATCTGTGTCGAGTGCCTTGGGAACCCCTCCACTTTTCGCTGCCATGGTTCTGTCGTTCCTTTCGAACCTCATGGGCGGTTTGACCCATTACGGCATAGGGTCAGCCCCCGTCTTCTATGGAGCCGGGTATGTTCCTCTGGCTCAGTGGTGGGGCTACGGATTTGTCATCTCTGTTGTTAACATCATCATCTGGCTTGGTGCCGGAGGCTTCTGGTGGAAGATGATCGGTTTGTGGTGA